The Myxococcales bacterium genome contains the following window.
CTTCATCGCCGACATGGGCGGCATTCGCACCGAAGGCAATCAGGAAGTTCTCTACGCCCGTTCACAAGTCGCGCTCGCCGGCCGACTCACCGGCGTCCCGGTGCTCGACCAGGTCGTGACCGACTTCCGCAATGCTGCGGCGTTCGAGCACGAAGTTCGCGAGGCACGGGCAATCGGCTATCAGGGCAAGCTCTGCATTCACCCCGATCAAGTCAAGATCGCCAACGCGGGGTTCATTCCCTCGGAAGCAGAAGTCGACCACGCGCGTCGCTTGCTCGAGGCTTATGAACAGTCGTCGGCCCAGGGCGTCGCGGCGATCGACTTCGAGGGGCAAATGGTGGACGAACCCCTGGCCAACCGCGCGCGCCAAATTCTGGCGGCGGCCCGCAGTGATGAGGAAACCGCATGAGCAAGAGTCCATCGCCAAGACCGCATCGCGGGCTCTGGTTCGAGGAACTCGAACCGGGAATGGTCATTCAGCACGCCATCCGCCGCACCCTCACCGAGTCGGACAACGTGATGTTCTCAACCATGACCATGAACCCAGCCTGGCTTCACCTCGACTTCGACTACGCAGAGAACGAAACCGAATTCGGTCGTCCACTCGTGAACTCGATGTTGACGGTTGCAGTGGTGATTGGAATCAGCGTGCACGAGACAACCCTCGGCACTGCGGTCGCAAATCTCGGATTCAAGGAAATCACGTTCCCCGCGCCGGTGTTTCACGGAGATACCGTCCGGGTCGAAACCGAGGTTGTGGCTGC
Protein-coding sequences here:
- a CDS encoding MaoC family dehydratase, which encodes MSKSPSPRPHRGLWFEELEPGMVIQHAIRRTLTESDNVMFSTMTMNPAWLHLDFDYAENETEFGRPLVNSMLTVAVVIGISVHETTLGTAVANLGFKEITFPAPVFHGDTVRVETEVVAARASKSRPKQGIVTFEHRAFNQRDELVCKAVRDALMHRRPEETD
- a CDS encoding CoA ester lyase, encoding MLLKLPATGADGVVIDCEDATPPGAKDAGRANARKLAPELAGRGPLVFVRVNAVASPWFREDIADGLCPELAGIVIPKLDRLEQLDIVESELGKAGYPDLPVLAGIETALGVADARALLGHPRIAWGYFGAEDFIADMGGIRTEGNQEVLYARSQVALAGRLTGVPVLDQVVTDFRNAAAFEHEVREARAIGYQGKLCIHPDQVKIANAGFIPSEAEVDHARRLLEAYEQSSAQGVAAIDFEGQMVDEPLANRARQILAAARSDEETA